One window of Quercus robur chromosome 12, dhQueRobu3.1, whole genome shotgun sequence genomic DNA carries:
- the LOC126708404 gene encoding protein FAR1-RELATED SEQUENCE 5-like, producing MEHGAAACLGRYLGRQLKENPSYYFATQLDCEELITNIFWADARMIIDYSHFGDVIMFDTTYSTNRDARPLGVFLGLNHHRQTVVFGGALLYDETIESFVRLFETFLEAMSEKKPITIFTDQDVAMLAAIKVVMPKTYHALCSWHMWQNAEKHLGHLLKNEPQFNADFLACIYEYDGEDEFLTAWNEMLDKYDVCENKWLIVVNQKRDKELEAEYNSRQKFPRLKLKSSPMLNQVATVYTPKLFDLFQSKVEEVMTLSILERNVSQTHSYVVGVFNQNGKYEVMWNPLNEILSCSCRKFESFGILCKHGLKVLDVLDIKLIRNRYIMKRWRRDAKDGSGKNCTTHNINPDTRLEYVDRNYKANVEEDIIRPFTDFADKEDQLCASIMIVPKGIKKREIYRNKKRRTKSLIEKMPKPKEGTSKKQTKKRKVQEEIYAHDVMTQKKTEDISSRNITSFTQLLMSASTSSASHQGGS from the exons ATGGAGCATGGGGCAGCTGCTTGCTTGGGAAGATATCTCGGTCGTCAACTTAAGGAAAATCCTTCATATTATTTCGCTACTCAATTGGACTGTGAAGAGTTGATTACTAATATCTTTTGGGCCGATGCAAGAATGATCATTGACTATAGCCACTTCGGTGATGTAATAATGTTTGATACAACGTATAGTACAAATAGAGATGCAAGGCCACTTGGAGTATTTTTGGGTCTCAATCACCATAGACAAACTGTTGTATTTGGAGGTGCACTTTTATATGATGAAACGATTGAATCTTTTGTAAGGTTATTTGAGACCTTCTTAGAAGCAATGTCTGAAAAGAAGCCAATCACTATTTTCACAGATCAAGATGTAGCAATGTTAGCTGCAATAAAAGTAGTCATGCCTAAGACATATCATGCATTGTGTAGTTGGCATATGTGGCAGAATGCTGAGAAACACTTGGGTCATTTACTCAAAAATGAGCCTCAATTTAATGCTGATTTCTTAGCATGTATCTATGAGTATGATGGTGAAGATGAGTTTCTTACAGCTTGGAATGAAATGCTAGATAAGTACGatgtttgtgaaaataaatGGCTAATTG TTGTCAATCAAAAGCGGGATAAGGAGTTAGAAGCAGAATACAACTCTAGACAGAAATTTCCAAGATTGAAGCTCAAAAGCTCTCCTATGCTTAACCAAGTAGCAACAGTGTACACGCCTAagttgtttgatttatttcagtCAAAAGTTGAAGAGGTAATGACACTTTCCATCCTAGAACGCAATGTGAGTCAAACACATAGTTATGTGGTTGGAGTATTCaatcaaaatggaaaatatgAGGTCATGTGGAATCCATTAAATGAGATTCTATCTTGTAGTTGCAGAAAGTTTGAGTCATTTGGTATTTTATGTAAGCATGGTTTGAAAGTTCTTGATGTATTGGATATCAAGTTGATTCGTAATAGATATATCATGAAGAGGTGGAGAAGAGATGCAAAAGATGGAAGCGGAAAAAATTGCACAACACATAACATTAATCCGGATACTCGATTGGAATATGTAGATCG GAATTACAAAGCTAATGTAGAAGAAGACATCATTAGGCCTTTCACCGATTTTGCAGACAAAGAAGATCAATTATGTGCTTCAATTATGATTGTACCAAAAGGGATAAAGAAAAGGGAGATTTATCGTAATAAAAAGCGTAGGACGAAATCATTGATAGAAAAGATGCCGAAACCAAAGGAAGGCACATCAAagaagcaaacaaagaaaagaaaagtgcagGAG GAAATATATGCACATGATGTCATGACACAAAAGAAAACTGAGGATATCTCTTCTAGAAATATTACTAGTTTTACACAACTTTTAATG TCGGCTTCTACAAGTTCTGCATCACATCAGGGAGGCTCATAA
- the LOC126708830 gene encoding uncharacterized protein LOC126708830: MATAPVKSQPLHNFSLPFLKWGGKSHTNSTTRCRRTVSPASSEPDSDYHHDSDPPSRVGSRSARNRFGFSPCSFNNNNNNSNKQAAEHSGADDVADVEAAAEAEEGVQKPWKLRPRKAVQRSAMVEIESTTTVTTVLAIPAPQAQNENPKSMRLRGDQSQSTETKKKKEKNKFWIALSKEEIEEDVFIMTGSRPARRPRKRPKNVQKQLDSVFPGLWLVGTTADSYRLAEAPAKR; encoded by the exons ATGGCGACCGCACCAGTGAAGTCTCAGCCACTTCACAACTTCTCGCTCCCCTTCTTGAAATGGGGAGGAAAGAGCCACACCAACAGCACAACCCGTTGCCGACGCACGGTTTCTCCTGCTTCGTCCGAACCCGACTCCGACTACCACCACGACTCGGACCCGCCGTCTAGGGTCGGATCCCGGTCCGCTCGCAACCGATTCGGATTCTCTCCTTGCtctttcaacaacaacaacaacaacagcaacaagcAGGCGGCAGAGCATTCGGGGGCCGATGACGTGGCGGATGTGGAAGCAGCGGCGGAGGCGGAGGAAGGGGTGCAGAAGCCGTGGAAGTTGAGGCCGAGGAAGGCGGTGCAGAGGAGCGCGATGGTGGAGATCGAGAGTACGACGACGGTGACTACGGTGCTTGCGATTCCAGCTCCACAGGCGCAGAACGAGAATCCGAAGTCGATGAGGCTGAGAGGAGATCAGTCGCAGAGTACggagacgaagaagaagaaggagaagaacaAGTTCTGGATCGCACTCTCTAAGGAAGAAATTGAGGAAGACGTTTTCATCATGACTGGCTCCCGCCCAGCTCGCCGCCCCAGAAAACGGCCCAAGAATGTTCAGAAACAGCTCGAC AGTGTTTTTCCGGGGTTGTGGCTGGTGGGGACCACGGCCGATTCTTACCGGCTGGCCGAAGCTCCGGCGAAG AGGTAG